The Plutella xylostella chromosome Z, ilPluXylo3.1, whole genome shotgun sequence region ATACTCAAGTTCTCCTTAACTTGATTATATTAGGTATGAAAATGACTGTGTTACAGACACATGACACTAACATCATGTTACATCAATTCCAGATGGGATGACAACGACTCCGCCTACTGGTACTTCTACGGCACGAGGTTATACAGGGAGGACATCATAAAGAAACCGAAGGGCAAGAGCAAGAAAAAGAAAGGCAAAGACGGCAAAAAACGCGGGTGGTTCTACGGGGATGACTGGCTGGATGATGAGGACTCGGAGCGGGTGTGGCAAGTGGTTTGCTTCACCGAGGAGGACTGGACCCACCTGACGGAGAAGTTCAGCAAGGCATCCAGCAAGGTGGAGAAAGAGCTCTTCCGGTCCTTGTCACAGAACTTCTTGCCGGAAATACCAAGGCTCTTCCTAGAGAAGGAACGCTTGCAACGAAAAAGGTATGTAGTTTTAAAATCCTTCACTTTTTCCTATATGTAACATACAAAAAAGGGGAATGATTATACTAATAATCTCTTAATGGAAAGATAGTTGTTTAATTGGACCTTAATATGTAAAAAGTAGCTTGTTGGGTTTAATGAAACATAAAAATTTATGTAGATTCAGTctacaattaataaaattgcatgtataatttaattatgttttaaaagcGATGGCGTTGCGCGGAGGCGTCGCGACTAGGCGTGGGCAGTTATTAGATTGTTAAGAGATTCTGTTTTAAAATAGACACACTTCTTCCAGTATTATTGATTTCGTCTCGGTTATTACTCTCTTTGATATTATTCCTTGGATTTTAAAGGTGCGGCTACATATTGCGCGGCACGTGTGTGCAAACCTTTATctacttataatttatgtagcTGCCGCGCCATATCTAAAAGCACCTTTATGCATGCTGGTTaccatattttatattcaataACAGAAGGTATggtaaaaattaatttatttagttttgtgTAATAGAAAATACTTGATAAGGTGCTATAATACGTGTATAGTCACTACCGACACTGCAGGCATATCATTCGACCTTTGCTCACTCCATCAATATACAATAAGTCCAACAATAACTCTCAATTACTGCTTGGTGATCagatcataataaaattgatattgAACCACGCTATCTCTGCATAACTCATATAAAGCGACTACAcaaaacttattaaataattacctttaatatttttgtcgTAATTGTTCAAATAGTGTGTATATggatgtaaatatttaaattttctcTCAACTATACCAGAACCTAAAATGTTTAGGCTGCGTCTCCAGTAGACAAACTGGTTGCCGCCGACTGTATCAGTTTAGTATGCCAAGAGTTCACCCCTCTACGAAGCTAGGTAGCGACTAAATGAGGAAGTCCGAGGACCTGTCTTTTGGCGTTCCTTGATAGGGAAAGGCCtaagtccagcagtggatgtgGCTTATGATCACGATGAATGCATCTCATCCTACCCAGTAAGGTACTTAAAGGTACATTATATAGTTAGTACAGTCAACGTTTTTGTACCTAGTGTATAACGAACAAACGGTCAATATTTGAATGAATAAACAgacagtttgtgagtttgtaaaaggtacaaaagtgtatacctacttataaaattgACTGTACAAGGCGTGACTGTATTTGTTGTGGTTTATGCAACTGACTGAACGCTGTCTACTGCGTCTCGGTACATCGATCTATACATAGAGTACGTCTATACTTGCCACCCACTGCCCTCGCAATAGGATTACATGTCTCACCGGCGGGACACAAAGGACATACGACATGAGCGTGCTTTCCCATTGTCGGCTTAGCCTGCGCCTGAACTAAGACCTTTAAAGATCAATTTTAAAATCCTCCCTTTCCGTATTAGATTGACAATATACGACAAATATGGTTTGtaacatacaaatacaaagCAAAATCTGtcagcattttgtttactgacaAACCGATTCAAGTTCTTTATGGGTGCGAGTCATGGACCATAAAGGAAAACTTCAAGAAAAAACTTGAAGCTTTCGAGATGTGGTGTTACCGACGCATGCTTCGAATCAGTTGGACCGATAAAGTCACCAATGTCGAAGTTCTGAAACGAATGCATAAGCAAGTGGAACTCGTGCGTACCATTAAGCAGCGCAAAGTAGCCTACTTAGGACACGTTTTGCGTAATAAACGATACCAGCTGCTACATACCATAATAATGGGCAAAGTGGAAGGAAAGAGAAGGCCTGGAAGGAGAAAATTGACGTGGCTGTGCAACATCAAAGAGTGGACCGGTGTAAAAACCGTggaagaattatttaaaacagccaggaatagagagcgctgcaaagagctgactgccaaccttcaatgatggagaggcactataagaagaagatTCAAGTTCAACATAATGACAACCGTTGTAccatgaataaagtcacaaatcttctaaccgaactaattcaaaataagtgATTAGTGGTAGAAgtaggtgttatttgtcgaaaCGTGTCTTTTGCACTGATACTCCATCTGCTTCTTATATTGGTAATCTAAGCTTTCCGTGTTTCCTTGATATACGGTGAAGAGGCGTCGAGGGGTGCATTACACGTACAGTTTATTAAATCGATAATCTAACAATAGCCGGCCGCTGTACCGatttgcaatatttatttaatccacCGCCTATCGATCAGTTTATCAACTACGTAATACAGGGTGGGGTTTTATCAGTGATCGAGCCAACAGTAGATCAAATATCTGAGGGATTAAACAGCAATCccaactaatattataaatgtgaaagtaactgtgtctgtctgtctgtctgttactctttcacgccaagactattaaacggatttgaatgtaatttggtatacagacgGTCTAGATCTTCAGAAAGAAAATAGGCTACTTCTTATCCCGGAAtgcccacgggaaaactttttaatgcgaagcaaagctcgctgAAACAGCCAGtttcttattaaaaaaaacatgtaattGGCAGTTTTGATATTAAATTGAGGTCCTGTACTGAGTACAAATTCTTGTGCTATATATTCGTGCGCTCCCTCACATACTGTGGAAAGCGCCACCTTTCATGAAGTGACCTGTATGTCTAATACAGCTTTCGAATCGAACAATGATAAATTTGCACTCTGTATAATCTTACATGCAACATTACAGGTCGATTTCATCGTCGTTCCTATCCATGGATttacttaaatgaaataaaatatttgatgtgGATTCATATTCAAACTGGGTGTTCCATTTCTGAGAGTACATAAATtctaataacattttttttcttcgaTAGGTATATTACATTACATAGTTATCATTTTGGATACCGTTCAATGTTCATACATAACTATGAAAGTATGAAACCTCACATTTACTTCTGGAAAGCCCGTAGCAAAATTCGGAATTTCTTACAAAAACTTTTAGTTATACTTTTGAATTGAACCGAAAATAGTTATATGACGTCATTATGATGCTTTGACGCGTTTACGACATTAGGTTGCCCGCAAACTACCGACttttgtacttacctactacagATAATCGggatttttctttttttacgTTAATGTATTTCAGACCGACGAACGCACACTTAAACGCACGTTGCACTATTGAAATCAGTACGTTCTATATACCACCTACAGAAAGTCTATCACCGTTTACCGATCATGTGGGAACATCCTAAGGTCTCGTACAGATAATCGTgacgatttttttttctgatttacatacttacctacaaaaaCTGAGGCACCGATTGTCGGTCATGTGCGGGCACCCTATATAATTGTCCTCCATCACTTTCTCGGAACAGCTGTCAGACCTTATCAAAGCTTACGGCATCCGAACGGCAGTTCCTATAACGACCCTGATGCGACACGTTAAGCCGGGTTCACACTAATGTAATGCAACATGCAACGTAAAACCACTAACACACCTTGAAAGCGTTTGCCTTCAACATTGTCGGGTTGAATCTTGCAATGCAACAAGATTCGAACCCCCGAATTCATAGAACGAACTTTCAGTTTACAAGAGATATGCGAGCTTCATCGTGATACTGAAAGTGTATTTGTGTTAGACAGAAAGTCAAATTCGAGTATGCTACTCGTTGATTTCAAATAGCATTAGATAATAGGTCAAACTGAGATATGATTTCAATCAATATTGACACTCTTGCTCTCTTGCTTGCTTGCTGGGCATCTCTATATTGGTCGATATTAAAAGTGAAGTGTGACTGTTATCATAATGCCTTAATTTGTCCTTTGGTCTATGACTATTTGGAAAAGAAAGGTATTTCGGAAACAGTAGCGAGTACTTGATGCTCAGCTAATGCGCGCTGCGTCCAACTTTCATGTAACTTTGCATGTTGCATTGCTTTAACCTGTACCTGGCTTTAGAATGTATTTCACAATACATTGCAGGGCCCTGGTGACACATATCCTATTACTGAGGCTGTCGCTAAAGGGGATCTAAGTAATTTTCCATTATGCTCTTATCATCATTGTTTGTTCAGCCCTGAAAAATATACACACTGAAGACTTCCTATTGTTGTGCTCTAGATCTTTTATATCCTTATCAAACTTCAAAGGGATACATCTAGTCATTGTTCTGATATACTTAGCTTCTTTTCAGCCCGTTTTCAACTAAGTAACTAGTATCAGTTTCTTATTCAAGAGTCAATACAATAGATGGCATTTACGTCATTGAAAAACAGTATTAACATtattagtacctatgtataggtatctaaatatagagcaaaacaacgTAACATTGTAAAAGCAATGGATAAAAGATGGTAAACTTTAACTGATATCCCTGAATTATACTGAAGAAAAATCCCTTaagtaataaagtaataattgTTGCCTTACTAAACTTCTTCTGGTGTTGGCATTTGTTTGAAAActtgttgcaaagttagcggtATTAAACTCTTCCTTTCAAATACCTACTGCATTTCTTAGCTCGCGaatgtatcatcatcattaacaCAAGTCAACTGGTCCACCTACGGACGCTGATGTGATAACGATCggatggcgcagtggttataGTCTCGGACTGCTGTGCCCAgtatcccgggttcgattcccggccgagGCTGgtcgtaggtatttatattacCTAAAGCTTTCCTTCTCTGCACTTGGCGAGCGTAACTGTGACTAATTTAacagagaaaataatattttttggtgataACAATATAAATGCGAATGCAATTTGGGCATTTACTGTAAATTGAACCTTGGAATGTAACATACACGACATAATTACAAGATTTATAAGTCAAAACGGAAAAGCTAACGTTTAAAACACATTACACATACAGCTACTAAAAAGCCGGCAAAAGTTAGAGATGAATGCACTACGTTACAAAGCCGGTAAACATGCGCAGATGACAGGTATCGCGATGTACCTGTCTCGCGCACCGTTCATCCCCAGTCAACCCTCAGCCCCCACGCTCAACGGTCGTGATTGAGGGAAAACTTATTGACATTAACTACCGGCTTTCGTAGTATTTTCGACATGCCCCCACGTAAAGGGAAGATGAAAAGGAAACGGTACTCGcttgtttttacaaaaaatataattatttaatattgtgatgtgtttgtttataatgtgTAGTGGCTAGTGCTGGGCGAATTTGAAGTTTTATTGTGCGAATATCATCGCGATGTGTGTGGCTCAAACTTTAAGAAACTTCAGTGCCAGAGATCGCGGCATGACATGTTTATCTACGGAGATAAACTCGTATACATCTCACCAATTATGTGATTAACGCAGATCGTGATATAGTATCGTTTATCTATGTAGATAAATATGACATGCTGTAGGGACAGGATTCGTTGCGAATTTCCTATTTCCACACAAAGCTGGTTGTGAGCGTGCGAAAttcagtggcgccacctgcAAAAAGCTGTGcgcatttaattatttaccatAATGTGCATCACACATTTTATGCTTGCTAAAGTTACCCCACAAACTATGCCCACTATTCTACAACTCTATACATATTAGTAGCACATGTATTATTGCAAATGGCAAGTATATTGCCGGCTATCTTTTTAACACTTCTGAAACCACCTACACAATCACGAGCGCATTCAACTTCCTCGAACCGCCGTCAAATCCATTCCACCATTAAACACGTCTTTCACAAACCTATCCTTCGAAGTGCCGCTAAATCCATTCCACCATTAAACACATCTTTCACAAACCTACCGTTCGAAGTGCCGCTAAATCCATTCCACCACTAATCACACCCATCTGACCACCCCCTCTACCCCAAGGTTGCTGGAGCTGGCCCCGCGGCGTACGTCCAGCCGAGTGCTGCAGAAGATCAAGGAGAAGGAGGAAGATAGCAAGACGGGAGACGACTCCAAGAGCCAAGACGACAGCCAGGAAGCAAGGAAGGACCAGGCACGCGAGAACAGGGCTAAGAGACGCAACTTGATCAGGTATTTAACGCATAgatgaaagtttttttttttttttaatttgtctgAACGTGAATTCTTGATGAAAGTCTCGGAAAGAAACAGAGCTCTTATATATTCTACGAGTAGAAGAAGAATTGGTGCAAGAAAGTCTAGAGCTGAAAAACATGCTTCGGtttgtagtttttgtttgctcagataaattattatttgataaGCTTTACCATGGTTAATTTACGATGTCTGCTTACTCAATGCTAAAAAATCAAATTGGTCCACACGTTTTCCTGTGAAAGAGTAAAAAACATCCATTCATACTCAAAAACTTTTATATGAATAACACGTAAATACATCAAACTTATCTTTCGAAAGCTGTAAAAGAATACACTACGAATTTCCAAAGGCAGTGTGTCCCACAGGTGTATAGCCCTGACAGAAAAATGTAAATGAGTGTAGTGCAAACGGTGCCGTAGTATTTCGGCTCACTATATTGGAAAATCCAGTGAAAGCCTTTGTGAGAATCACTTCGGCCTATTGTCTGCATAgaattgaaaacaaaaacaaaactgtgaTATCTGCCTGTCGTTTGCCAAGCGTGGAGATAATGGCTAAAATCCTTTAGTCATGGAGGAGGCCTGTATTGCTGTGGACTATTACGGGTtgtgtttgtattttatgGAAGATACGCCGTCAATACtgccttatttttttatactcaGCTAGGActaaatattgtttgtttccATCAATTTTCATTACCCATTTAATTTAGAACACTCTATTTCCACAAGCGTTACCTGAGCACCAATTAATACGAGTATTACAACTTTTTAATCTGAAACACAGGAAAAACTCTGATATTTCCTAGTTCAGAGCAGTATTTCGCCTACCTTTAACATTAAGAGTTGATTGTTAAAATACTACGTAtagttttctgtttttttaatattctattctattatactctattctattctaatttcCAACAGATCAAAATCCGAGTCGTCCGATTCGTCAGACAGCTCTGCGAGCGAAAAAGAGATGCCTCGCAAAGTGGTAAAGGTGGAAAAGGGGGCGAGCAGTAAGCGGTCAAAAAACTCCTCCGCTACCAACAAAGGCGAACCTCCCCCAGAACCACCCGCCAAGCCCGGCAGAAAGACTAACAACTCGCTAGCCAGTGCCACCGGGCAGATCCTCATACCTGACACTGAAGAACCCACTAACAGCACGAGGAAGAAACTCAAAACCTCGCAGATGTAAGTGGTATATAATAGACAGTTCAGTCTCACATACTTTATTCAACTTTAACATAAGAAATGGTTGTTATATTGGTTTTGTTTCTACTATAGTCGAGTTAACGTAGTAACCACAGTACTCATGTATCCAATAACTCAACCCTGCTCCCAGTTTCAGCCAGACGGAAGAGGACATCCAAACAGACATGTACAAGGTTCTAGAACAGTTGTCGAACCACGAGGATGCCTGGCCCTTCATGGACCCCGTCGAAGAAGAGTATGCTCCCAACTATTATGCGGTGATACGGAGGCCCATGGATCTCCACAAGATGGAGGAAAGACTGGACTCGGGGTTCTACACTGACTTCTCCATGTTCAAAGCGGACTTCAAGCTGATTGTTAACAACTGCCGGCTTTACAATGGGCAGGATAATGGTGAGTGGAAAACAAATCTAAATATCTTGCATTTGGAGTGCAAATTCTTGATTCCTTGATTGCGTCGTATGAACTGCGATGTGTTCAGGGCTCCAGGCTCTTAATTTGATGTTCATTAATATGTCACTGCCGTGTAATGTAAAGTGTGCTTTGTTCAAATCCTGGTAATGCTACTGCATATACCTATCTGTTTGTTAATTACATGGAAATTCATAGAGTcatgtataattttatctaCTTACTCAACTCAAAACCTCACCATCACATTCCAGAGTACACAATAATGGTGGACAACCTGCAAGCGGCGTTCGACCGTCTCACCGAGAAGTACATTCACCGCGTGTCGTCGTCGGACGAGGAGATCGCCGTCGAGTTCCAGCTGCCGACGCCTCCGAGGAAGCACAAGCTGAAGAATACCGATGCGGAGCCCAGCCATAAGAGGAAGAAGCGGAAATCACACTCGGATGCCGGTATGTTGGGAAGATTTTACGTTACCTTTTCGTGGTTAGTgaaacgaccgaatggcgtagtggttagtgaccctgactactgatccgaaggtcccgggttcgattcccggctggggcagatatttgtttaaacacagatatttgttttcgggtcttggatgtgcccgtaaaatggcaataggcccgccccctattacattgggactaacataacactctggcgaaaagtgggtgcaacaatgcacctctgcctaccccgcaagggagtacattagtacaaggcgtgagtgtgtatgtgtgtgtttttttttgttacgtTTTACACAAAAACTGAAGCACCAACGCTTTTATTCATTGTGTAAATAGTTTTTTCCTGATCAACGTGAATTTTATACAAACTACTCTTTTATAAGCAATAGTCATTTTCAATGACTAGGAAGGCACTGGTTCTTAAAATACAGGGTACTCTGTTAGATTGCAAATTCGAATGAagactattattattaaatagcaGTACTAAATCTTGAGTATGAATCTGTAGCATGTTCACGCGGCCTTTATGGCCGCCATGCTGCGACTCCAGCACCTGAGCATACGAAACTGACTTAGAATTATATCATTTCAGACACCACGTCAGCGACGGAAGCGAAGTCAAGCTCGGAACTGGCACCAGAGGAGGAGCCCCTGCCCTCCGCTTCAACGGAGAAGGAATCTCGACGCAAGTCCAAGGAAGGCAAGACGAAGAAGAAGCGTAAGGGCCACCACCGCCACGGGAAGCACTCACGTGAACATAAAAAGGACAAATCACCCCGGGGCAAGGGCTCCAAGCATTCCCGAAGACACGGCAAGGATAAGAAGTCCAAGAAGAAAAGGCGGCATGATGAAAAGCCGCCCGTAGAGAAAGAACCCGACCCGCCGTCCATAGAGAGCTCCCCCCGTGGCCGCAGCGCCAGCCCCCTCCCCTCCATACACACGCACTCGCCTACCCCCTCCCCCTCCCCCTCCCCGTCCCCCACACCCGTCCCCGACCTCGACCCAGACTTCTTCAAGGACAAATACGACAAGATAAAGGAACGCCGCCGCACCGCAGCTAAAGACGCCTTCGACACGCTCTGCGATGCCAAGGCTAAAGACAAACACAAGAATCTCCCGGCCGAGAAGGAAAAGAACCAGAAACTGCGAGAAACCATCGAGAAGCTGAAGGCTAAGAATGAGAAGTACAAGTCCACGTCGCCGTTCAAAGGCTTGTTTACTCCGGAAAAGGGGAAGGCGAAGAAGGATGGAGATACAAAGGAGAAAGATAAGGAGAAGGAGAAAGAAAAGGAAAAAGATAAGGAGAAAGAGCGTGAGAAAGAAAGCAAGGAGGAGCGAGATGATCCCGACTTTACAGACGACGAAGAAGATGAGAAAAAGTCCAGCAAACCGTGCAAGAAGGTCAACAAGAAACAAGCCTCCGCTAAGAACGAGTCGGCCACTGAAGCGCTAGAACAAGCTGTGAAGGATATCAGCAAGTGGCTGGACGACCCCCCGCTgggcgccccccgcgccgcgtCCCCCGCCTCGCCCCCGGCGACCCCCGACGACGACCCCACAGATAACCGCTCCTTGCTCTCACGTAGGGAACTCAACAGGAAACGACCCTCGTCTAGGGAACCCAAACTGCTGAAGCGCAGCCAAATACAACGCACCATCGACCGCCTCCAGCCCGGGAAGAGCAAAGGCAATCTGATCACCAACAACAAGAATGTCGAGAGGGAGAAAGTAGAGGAGGATGTGCCAGTGGGAGTCGTGAATAAAGTGAAGGAGACGGCCCGCGCTGAAGAGTCCAGTCCTAAGCTCAGTCTCGGCTCAGTGTTGCAAACCGTAGAGTTTACGCTCGGGAACGATCACAATTTCGCGGACAGCAAAGACGAAGAAAAGTCTGAGAGCAGCAACGCGTCGGTCTCGACCAAGAGCGAAGAGAAGAAGGAGGAAAAGGAACCTGTTGAGGTGAAACCAGCGGAAGAGGTCGCGCCGGCCGCTCCAGCTAAAGAGGACAAAAACGTGGAAACCGAGCCTATTATCGTCAAGCCGAGCCAAGAGAAAGCCACGCCCAACCTCAGCGCCTGGCTCAAGGCCTTCGGGACTCCCAAAAGCACTCCGCCGTCAGCCACGACCAAGAAGAAGCCCGAAGACGGCGAGGAAGACAAACAGGAACCAACGAAGGAGGAGAATAAGATCAGCAGTCCGAAGGCCAAGTACGACTCCCCGCCGGACGCGGAGGCGGGCGCGGAGGTGGCTCGCACTCGGCGCGCGTCCACCGGCAGCTCCGTCTCCGAGCGCTCCTCCTTCAGCCAGGACCTGGACTCCCCGCGGCACCACGTGGCCCTGTCCTCCCCCCTACTGCGCTCCCCAGCCTCCCCTCGCGACGACTTCCAGAAGATCACCTACCCGATCATCAACGGAACCGTCAGAGCCGGGTTTTATCAAGATACGACGTCGATCAAAAGCAGCCCCGACAAGAGTTGCAGCCCGCGCGACCCGCCGCAGTCGCCGTACTCGCCCTACTCCCCGCATGTGTATGCTAATGCGTCGGCCACGCCCAACTACTTCGTGGATCATAACAAGAGTCCGCTGCCCACGTATGGTCAGGCTCAGCCTCCACCATACTACGAGGCGCGAGGGGCGGGCGTGAGGCCGCGCGTGCACGAGGACTACACGGCGCTCGGCCCGGACTCgctccccgcgccccccgcccccgccccggcCCCCGTGTTCCCCGTCAAGAAGCGCACTTACAACGAGCTCGACCAAGCACCAGAAGAGAAGACCCCGGAGCCGAAGCTGACGCCGCCGCCTGAACCCAGCAAGGGCAATT contains the following coding sequences:
- the LOC105382714 gene encoding uncharacterized protein LOC105382714 isoform X2, producing the protein MEDIQSWWEVPSIAYFCSLFRTAFNLLDFDIEELEEALLTDGTEESASSLLTELIVRLLNGCLGNNDISAFNYQMYLRRLFRQKCQETGRYNPFNTDIDFQFLPLRTKVEILYALCDFRLDGEDVFDLFKNLEAESLRVEPLGWDDNDSAYWYFYGTRLYREDIIKKPKGKSKKKKGKDGKKRGWFYGDDWLDDEDSERVWQVVCFTEEDWTHLTEKFSKASSKVEKELFRSLSQNFLPEIPRLFLEKERLQRKRLLELAPRRTSSRVLQKIKEKEEDSKTGDDSKSQDDSQEARKDQARENRAKRRNLIRSKSESSDSSDSSASEKEMPRKVVKVEKGASSKRSKNSSATNKGEPPPEPPAKPGRKTNNSLASATGQILIPDTEEPTNSTRKKLKTSQIFSQTEEDIQTDMYKVLEQLSNHEDAWPFMDPVEEEYAPNYYAVIRRPMDLHKMEERLDSGFYTDFSMFKADFKLIVNNCRLYNGQDNEYTIMVDNLQAAFDRLTEKYIHRVSSSDEEIAVEFQLPTPPRKHKLKNTDAEPSHKRKKRKSHSDADTTSATEAKSSSELAPEEEPLPSASTEKESRRKSKEGKTKKKRKGHHRHGKHSREHKKDKSPRGKGSKHSRRHGKDKKSKKKRRHDEKPPVEKEPDPPSIESSPRGRSASPLPSIHTHSPTPSPSPSPSPTPVPDLDPDFFKDKYDKIKERRRTAAKDAFDTLCDAKAKDKHKNLPAEKEKNQKLRETIEKLKAKNEKYKSTSPFKGLFTPEKGKAKKDGDTKEKDKEKEKEKEKDKEKEREKESKEERDDPDFTDDEEDEKKSSKPCKKVNKKQASAKNESATEALEQAVKDISKWLDDPPLGAPRAASPASPPATPDDDPTDNRSLLSRRELNRKRPSSREPKLLKRSQIQRTIDRLQPGKSKGNLITNNKNVEREKVEEDVPVGVVNKVKETARAEESSPKLSLGSVLQTVEFTLGNDHNFADSKDEEKSESSNASVSTKSEEKKEEKEPVEVKPAEEVAPAAPAKEDKNVETEPIIVKPSQEKATPNLSAWLKAFGTPKSTPPSATTKKKPEDGEEDKQEPTKEENKISSPKAKYDSPPDAEAGAEVARTRRASTGSSVSERSSFSQDLDSPRHHVALSSPLLRSPASPRDDFQKITYPIINGTVRAGFYQDTTSIKSSPDKSCSPRDPPQSPYSPYSPHVYANASATPNYFVDHNKSPLPTYGQAQPPPYYEARGAGVRPRVHEDYTALGPDSLPAPPAPAPAPVFPVKKRTYNELDQAPEEKTPEPKLTPPPEPSKGNYQKMQMHSVDEIAAALADKPENKAGLSKPPEYMDRLKESREPPPAPPVYDEPKKIDNTGIMDANKPIGLTKNDNVDMVNMGYMNPELERRAEEYRKPPAQPAPPAQPAHPPKGYEIDAIAMNLGLNNQNLLKSMQKGAIPPAHTQSADLNLAHLLAHEYDQHQPNYQLNDIDAVNKKMYSAPSTALDYGNWKLPGQRKDAPSDYSGYSEPRKPDAPLNYNKSVPYHGYPAELRIPNPRLKQPAPEPAKKQDKLIQNHPLVGSMQYKPPYTQMLDRYDERYLGFPPAYDKGYQMAQMFGKDAPAQYAPPAAPLGKECKPAAAHSHSAHTSHAHSSHTPHAAHTSHASHAVHTSHASHTPHAAHKAHATSMAHATSMAHATSMAHAAHTAHAASMSHAAASMSHAAASMSHAAHSSHAAPVDSKAKPKRKRTSEPKPTPMSLPQGYSAAPADPLASVKTSMASMVAGSAFNFAASPNMALGGALYGDNSFSIEDFRNSTNPFITANYMAAAAVAQREDKLGRSLQRGYGFVGEGSPLYQQYLQRHQEELLMGLYAPPYPAPLAARQPYDRPAWL
- the LOC105382714 gene encoding uncharacterized protein LOC105382714 isoform X1 — its product is MFPSFIGILDIQSWWEVPSIAYFCSLFRTAFNLLDFDIEELEEALLTDGTEESASSLLTELIVRLLNGCLGNNDISAFNYQMYLRRLFRQKCQETGRYNPFNTDIDFQFLPLRTKVEILYALCDFRLDGEDVFDLFKNLEAESLRVEPLGWDDNDSAYWYFYGTRLYREDIIKKPKGKSKKKKGKDGKKRGWFYGDDWLDDEDSERVWQVVCFTEEDWTHLTEKFSKASSKVEKELFRSLSQNFLPEIPRLFLEKERLQRKRLLELAPRRTSSRVLQKIKEKEEDSKTGDDSKSQDDSQEARKDQARENRAKRRNLIRSKSESSDSSDSSASEKEMPRKVVKVEKGASSKRSKNSSATNKGEPPPEPPAKPGRKTNNSLASATGQILIPDTEEPTNSTRKKLKTSQIFSQTEEDIQTDMYKVLEQLSNHEDAWPFMDPVEEEYAPNYYAVIRRPMDLHKMEERLDSGFYTDFSMFKADFKLIVNNCRLYNGQDNEYTIMVDNLQAAFDRLTEKYIHRVSSSDEEIAVEFQLPTPPRKHKLKNTDAEPSHKRKKRKSHSDADTTSATEAKSSSELAPEEEPLPSASTEKESRRKSKEGKTKKKRKGHHRHGKHSREHKKDKSPRGKGSKHSRRHGKDKKSKKKRRHDEKPPVEKEPDPPSIESSPRGRSASPLPSIHTHSPTPSPSPSPSPTPVPDLDPDFFKDKYDKIKERRRTAAKDAFDTLCDAKAKDKHKNLPAEKEKNQKLRETIEKLKAKNEKYKSTSPFKGLFTPEKGKAKKDGDTKEKDKEKEKEKEKDKEKEREKESKEERDDPDFTDDEEDEKKSSKPCKKVNKKQASAKNESATEALEQAVKDISKWLDDPPLGAPRAASPASPPATPDDDPTDNRSLLSRRELNRKRPSSREPKLLKRSQIQRTIDRLQPGKSKGNLITNNKNVEREKVEEDVPVGVVNKVKETARAEESSPKLSLGSVLQTVEFTLGNDHNFADSKDEEKSESSNASVSTKSEEKKEEKEPVEVKPAEEVAPAAPAKEDKNVETEPIIVKPSQEKATPNLSAWLKAFGTPKSTPPSATTKKKPEDGEEDKQEPTKEENKISSPKAKYDSPPDAEAGAEVARTRRASTGSSVSERSSFSQDLDSPRHHVALSSPLLRSPASPRDDFQKITYPIINGTVRAGFYQDTTSIKSSPDKSCSPRDPPQSPYSPYSPHVYANASATPNYFVDHNKSPLPTYGQAQPPPYYEARGAGVRPRVHEDYTALGPDSLPAPPAPAPAPVFPVKKRTYNELDQAPEEKTPEPKLTPPPEPSKGNYQKMQMHSVDEIAAALADKPENKAGLSKPPEYMDRLKESREPPPAPPVYDEPKKIDNTGIMDANKPIGLTKNDNVDMVNMGYMNPELERRAEEYRKPPAQPAPPAQPAHPPKGYEIDAIAMNLGLNNQNLLKSMQKGAIPPAHTQSADLNLAHLLAHEYDQHQPNYQLNDIDAVNKKMYSAPSTALDYGNWKLPGQRKDAPSDYSGYSEPRKPDAPLNYNKSVPYHGYPAELRIPNPRLKQPAPEPAKKQDKLIQNHPLVGSMQYKPPYTQMLDRYDERYLGFPPAYDKGYQMAQMFGKDAPAQYAPPAAPLGKECKPAAAHSHSAHTSHAHSSHTPHAAHTSHASHAVHTSHASHTPHAAHKAHATSMAHATSMAHATSMAHAAHTAHAASMSHAAASMSHAAASMSHAAHSSHAAPVDSKAKPKRKRTSEPKPTPMSLPQGYSAAPADPLASVKTSMASMVAGSAFNFAASPNMALGGALYGDNSFSIEDFRNSTNPFITANYMAAAAVAQREDKLGRSLQRGYGFVGEGSPLYQQYLQRHQEELLMGLYAPPYPAPLAARQPYDRPAWL